The segment AGGTTAATAGACCGCAAGGTGATGAAAGCTGGGAGTTTTTTGATGACTCTAAGCAAATCGCATGGAAAACAGGTACAAGTTTTGGCTTTAGAGATGCTTGGGCCATTGGTACAACTAAAGATTATGTGGTAGGTGTTTGGGTAGGTAATGCAGATGGAGAAGGTCGTCCTGGTTTAGTGGGAGTACAAACTGCTGGACCAATACTTTTTGATGTGTTTGACATATTACCAAATAGCGATTGGTTCGAGAAACCGTATGATGAAATGCAAGAAGTTAATATTTGTTTGGAAAGCGGACATCGTGCATCTTCAATATGCGAGAATACTGAAGCTACATTTATTCAAACGAGCGGATTAAAAACAGAACCTTGTCCCTATCATATTTTAGTACATTTAGATTCTGCCGAAACGTACCAGGTGAACTCATCTTGTGAGGAATTAAGTGACATTAAGCATAAGCCTTGGTTTGTATTATCGCCATTAAAAGAATATTATTATAAATCAAAACATCCATTTTATAAGTCCTTACCTAAATTGCGATCAGACTGCACTGGTGATACACAAGTCACTATGGATTTTATCTATCCTAAAACTCAAAACACCATATTTCTACCAACAGATTTCGATGGAAATACAAATGAACTTATTTTAAAAATAGCACATTCAAAGCCAAAAACTAATGTGTATTGGTATCTAAATAAAACCTATTTAGGCACGACAAAAGACATCCATGAATTGGCCATTGTTCCTGTTAAAGGGAAACATGTTATTACTGTAGTTGATCAATTTGGTAATGAAGTGAAGCGTCAGGTTTCTATATCAGAATAAATGGTTTAGTATAAATTATTACCTTTGTTCACATAACTAATAAACCACATCACATGTATGATATTGTAAAAATGCTTCACTCTTATTGGGCTTACCTTGTGTTAGTCATGCTGGTAATTGCAGCTGTTAATGCTTTAATAAAACTACTTGGAGGAAAAGATTTTCAAGCTATCGACTTTAGAATTTCACTTTTTACACTGATTGTCACGCACATACAATTATTAATAGGTGTCGTCCTGTTTTTTGCATCAAATTATTTATCTCTTATTAGCGACATGGGAATGGGTGCCATTATGAAAGACAAAACGTTACGTTCTAATATTATTGAACATCCTACTACAATGATTATTGCGGTTGTCTTAATTACTATAGGATACTCAAAACATAAAAAAAAATTAACCTCTAAACCTAAATTTAAAATGCTAGCAATATTTTATACACTAGCATTAATATTGGTATTGGCTAAAATCCCATGGAATATATGGTTATAAAAAAAAGCGCTACAAATTTTGTAGCGCTTTTTTTTATTTTGTCATTAGTCCTCTGCTTGTTTAATAAGATACACATAGACTGGAAAGTGATCGCTAAATCCATCGGTAAATCCACCATCAGCAAAACTCCTTAAAGGGTAGCCTTTCCATCGTCCTCTTTTATTAGTAAGGTATTGTTTGTTATAAATTCCAGCCTTGTAGAAACGAAAGGACGAGTAATCTTTCTCAATCAACGGTGCTGTAAACATAATTTGGTCAAATAAACTCCAAGCATCTCTATAAGCAGTTGTACCAAATCCTTTTTCTCTAAACATGACTTCATAAGGATTATAAATTCCTTTAAGTTCTACATCTTCCCGGTTACTTTTCGCATTCATTACTTTCTTTACACTATCGTTAGTAGGGTCATCATTTAAATCACCCATAATAAAAATTTTAGCATAAGGATCTTTTGCTTGCAGCGAATCGGTAAGAAACTTACTTATTTTGGCTGCAGCGACGCGTTTAGGTCGACTCCGAGCCTCTCCTCCACTTCTGGATGGCCAGTGGTTAACAATCACATGAATAAGATCGCCATCTAACTCGCCACTTACTAATAATTGATCTCTTGTATGTTTGCGTTTTCTCGTATTATCATCATATATTTTTACGGTATGAGAACTATGACTAATTGGTCTAAATAACTGCTTTTGGTAAAGCAAAGCGACATCAATACCCCTCGCATCAGGGGATTCATAATGAATGATGCCATAATCTCTGGCTAATAATAGTGGGTCATTTACCACGTCTACCAAAACCTGACGGTTTTCCACTTCACAAACACCTATTACAGCAGGAGAGTTGCCAGTTAAATCTACTCCAATGTCGGCAATTACTCTGGCCATATTATGGACTTTCTTTTTGTAGACTTCATCACGGTTAGCATTCATTTCCATAATTGGACTAAGCTCATCAAGCTTAGTCGTATCATTGATAGTATCAAACAAATTCTCTAAATTATAGAATGCAACCGTATGAATCTTAAATCGTTTTTCTTTGTTTTCCTCTTGTGAAAAACTATTGAATGTCATTAAGAAACACAGTATCGTTAGAGAAAAATGTAATGGTTTCATATTTTGTATATTATGATATCTTTATGCTGTTTGCAAATGTCAAGCCAAAAGTATGTATTTATTATAAATAATGTAAATTTGGGCGCTTTAAATACTCTAAATTTAAAGCAACCGAACTATTAATCTTAATATTAAGCATGAAACAAAGTTTTTTTATTTTTTTATTCGGAATTTTCTTCGTGATGACATCATTTGCGCAAGAGACTATCATAAAAGGTAGTGTCTTAGATGGGACCACTGGAGAGTCAATTCCTGATGTAACCATTACCATCGAAGAAACTGGTCAAACAGTGAAAACGGATGCTAATGGTGAGTTTCAATTTAAAACCATTGTTCCTTTAGGAGAACAGGTATTAAAAATTGAAAAAGTAGGTTACGTCACAAAACGCTATCCTATTGTAGTTAATGAAGGACAAACCGTAGATATAAGCGGTATGACACTCGATTATGATAATAGTGACAAAAGTGACTTATTCATTATTTCTATTTCTGATGATAATTTAAATAGTGAAGATGACGGTTTAACAGATAATATTTCTGGATTACTTCAATCCTCAAGAGATGTCTTTTTAAATGCAGCTGCGTTTGATTTTAGTGCTACATTTTTTAGACCTAGAGGTTTAGACAATGCTAATGGTAAAGTTCTTATCAATGGTATTGAAATGAACAAGCAATTTAATGGTCGACCACAATGGGGAAATTGGGGTGGATTAAATGATGTTCAGCGTAATCAAGAATTCACAATGGGAATGTCTGCTAACGACTATACCTTTGGTGATCTTGCTGGTACAAACAATATTGTAATGCGAGCGTCAAAATATCGTAGAGGCGGACGAGTATCTTATGCTAGTGCCAACAGAAGTTATACAGGTCGTATTATGGCTAGCTATAACTCTGGACAGCTAGAAGGTGGTTGGTCTTATTCTGTTTTAGCATCTCGTCGTTATGGAGATGAAGGTTTTATTGATGGAACATTATATGACTCGAACTCATTCTTTGCGGCTGTTGAAAAACGTATAAACGATAAACACAGTATTAACTTTACTGGTATTTATGCGCAAAATAGAAGAGGTCGTTCTACCGCAGTGACACAAGAAGTTTACAATCTTAAAGGAAACACATACAATCCGTTTTGGGGACTTCAAGATGGAGAAATTAGAAACTCTAGAACTAGAGATATTGATGAACCAATCTTAATGCTTAATCACTTCTGGGATATTACTTCTAAGGTGAAATTAAATACGAATATCGCTTATCAATTTGGAGAAATTGCAAATACCAGAATTGATAATGGTGGAACACGTTTGTA is part of the Formosa sp. Hel1_31_208 genome and harbors:
- a CDS encoding endonuclease encodes the protein MKPLHFSLTILCFLMTFNSFSQEENKEKRFKIHTVAFYNLENLFDTINDTTKLDELSPIMEMNANRDEVYKKKVHNMARVIADIGVDLTGNSPAVIGVCEVENRQVLVDVVNDPLLLARDYGIIHYESPDARGIDVALLYQKQLFRPISHSSHTVKIYDDNTRKRKHTRDQLLVSGELDGDLIHVIVNHWPSRSGGEARSRPKRVAAAKISKFLTDSLQAKDPYAKIFIMGDLNDDPTNDSVKKVMNAKSNREDVELKGIYNPYEVMFREKGFGTTAYRDAWSLFDQIMFTAPLIEKDYSSFRFYKAGIYNKQYLTNKRGRWKGYPLRSFADGGFTDGFSDHFPVYVYLIKQAED